One part of the Streptomyces sp. AM 2-1-1 genome encodes these proteins:
- a CDS encoding sterol desaturase family protein: MSPPHSFLPLGRRVLGVLAYPALLTATLLVASATLVLDWNPEWVSSLFLAGTVLYLSVLERLIPHRRDWHPDRAEWRWYGVYFALTMAGSVLAQFLVTTAVGKVSPDDPALPLGAEIPAALLSGSLAGYLVHRLGHTNPVLWRLHGVHHVPRKVNVANNGVNHVLDITLAQGVVQLTLALAGFSQKSVLAAGFFVTMQGYFVHANVDVRIGRLNHLFASPEQHRLHHSTDLSEAGHYGSDLSCWDHLFGSFTWRPGREPAAVGLSDPSSFPGTGEILASLLRPWRRAKRAGDGIA; this comes from the coding sequence ATATCTCCGCCCCATTCCTTTCTCCCTCTCGGACGACGCGTTCTCGGCGTCCTCGCCTATCCCGCCCTCCTGACGGCCACCCTGCTGGTCGCGTCGGCGACGCTCGTGCTGGACTGGAATCCGGAATGGGTGAGCTCACTCTTCCTCGCCGGCACCGTGCTCTACCTCTCCGTTCTCGAAAGGCTCATTCCGCACCGGCGTGACTGGCATCCGGACAGGGCGGAATGGCGCTGGTACGGCGTCTACTTCGCGTTGACCATGGCCGGGAGCGTGCTGGCGCAGTTCCTCGTCACGACCGCGGTGGGGAAGGTGTCCCCCGACGATCCCGCGCTTCCCCTGGGGGCCGAGATCCCGGCCGCGCTGCTGAGCGGATCGCTCGCCGGCTACCTGGTGCACCGTCTGGGGCACACCAATCCCGTGCTGTGGCGCCTGCACGGCGTCCACCACGTCCCGCGCAAGGTCAACGTCGCCAACAACGGCGTGAACCACGTCCTCGACATCACCCTCGCCCAGGGCGTCGTGCAACTCACCCTGGCGCTCGCGGGGTTCTCCCAGAAGTCCGTGCTCGCCGCGGGGTTCTTCGTCACCATGCAGGGCTATTTCGTCCACGCCAACGTCGACGTGCGGATCGGCCGGCTCAACCACCTCTTCGCCAGTCCGGAACAGCACCGTCTGCACCACAGCACCGATCTCTCCGAGGCGGGCCACTACGGCTCCGACCTGTCGTGCTGGGACCACCTCTTCGGCAGTTTCACCTGGCGGCCCGGGCGTGAGCCGGCCGCCGTCGGTCTCAGCGATCCCTCGTCGTTCCCCGGGACCGGCGAGATCCTCGCCAGTCTCCTCCGTCCGTGGCGCCGCGCGAAGCGGGCCGGGGACGGCATCGCCTGA